The following nucleotide sequence is from Gadus macrocephalus chromosome 18, ASM3116895v1.
ataaacagcaacaacatccAACAGGTGTCATGgcatgttcttttttttttggtgcaaCACAGAACCGAAccggtgaaaaaaaaaaaaaaaagatctttcTTTGAAATAGGCTACGTTGTATTTCCTCCATTAGAATGACTAAACGAATTAAATTATTAGTAAATAGTGAAATGAAAAAATTAAGTAATGAAATCCTTTACGTTTTCATATTATGCTTTAATGTGCCATTTGTACACCTTCCTAATTGTAAGCGTGTACATTTCTTACGATTAAAACAACTATAAAATAAATTATGTAAGCGCTCTTTGAATAGTAGGAATTAACCCAAATGGTAGCTGGGAATTAGCCGCATGAATGCTAAGGAAGTGTTGTGGCCAAGGGACCCAGGAGAATGAGCCGACACAGAAGCGAGTGGCTACAACCTCCACTGTTCATCTAAATGATGCTAACTTAAAGTAAGTTGTGGGACACTTAATATGGATAATGCCTTTTTGTTACCAGGCAGCGTTTCAACTGTAGTAGTTGAAACGCTGCGGTGTGTTTTGTATGGCGTTACTGACGTCAAACTTCTCGGAGCTAACGTTAACTTAATTGTACATTTGAAGTTCTCTTTACCTAATAATAAACCGTACATATATTTCATACATATGAGCATCCCATGTCGGTTCGCCGTTGTTCACACCTGTTGTGTGAAGGTGAACCATGGATTTCCTCACCCTCTTCGCCGTCTATGTTGTGGTGATCCTGACGTGCATCGCCCTGGTTTGCAAGTACTCGGGCCAGCAACAAACGCCTTTTGGTGTAATATTCAACTGTATTTCAAGGGTAAGAATGAATACCAACTTATTGTATTTCTGCTTAATGCCACTGTTTAGTAACGTTACTGGTTTCTGAGGTAGGAATCATCCTGTGGCTTAACAAGACTATTACCTTTTAATGACCAGGTAACCGCACCATTTGTACCAGTATGGCTTCAAAGGTTGTCGCAGAGAAGTTTGCATGGTCTCTTCCATCAAAGGTAGGTTATTCAGTATAAAAAGTATGTTAAAACAACTATAGGATCTTCTTCATGTGTCCTGAataaaatcatatatatatatatatatatatataggaaaaCGTATCCTATGTTGATGTGTACGTCGTTGTTATGTTCTATGCTTTCATTCATGTCCTCGTCTGGCTTATCTAATTTAAGGAACCGCACCTTCATCTACCTCCATCTGCTGTTGGAGCTGTTGGCCTACGGAGAGTTTAGCTATGAGGTGTTTGGCTTCTGCAGGGATATGGACACCACTCTCACTAGCCTGTCAGTGCCTTACATCCTGCTGGCTGTGAAGACCTACTTGTTCTACCTTTGCATCACCACAGATCCAGGTAACGCCATTGTTCAATTCATTGGGGCAATGCATTGCAATGACCACCGAGATATATATGAGTGTGATTCCTGCAAACAAAGTATAAAGCATGTGGCTGTGTCAATACAGTATTGGTGTGGAGATAACGAGTACTCCTTTATCATGCAAACCACCGTAGTCAACCATTGCCCTCACCTTAATCTTATTCTGATGATTATATCAATTTCTGAGCAATGAGTGTGCAGTCCATCTTGAAAACTACCTAGTTTAAGTAACGCTCTGGTGCCCACAATAAGAATGTAATCTCCCTTGAGTCAACTGTGGTTATAGTTGGGTCTATTGTGTTCCtcacactttgtgtgtgtgtactaagtGATGATGGTGCATAGTGTATCTTGCGAGGACTGATTAGGGCAGTGTGGATTTGTCAACCCTATGCCCTTTTCAACCTTGGCTCCACCAGGCACAGTCACGCAGGCCAAGATGTCTGGCCAGCTCTCCATCTACCCTTATGACCGAAGGATGTTCCACCCTGGAGTGCCTTGTCCAACCTGCCAATTGGTCAAACCGGCTCGCTCCAAACACTGCAGTATGTATATGTTCGTCAAAGTCCCATGGGGCTGAATACAAAATGTCCTTGGCAATAAAGAAATAACAAAGTATTAGCAAGGGAAATGTTGAGTATATTCAACATATCCAACAGCCAAATGTTTAGTTATTCAGTATAGTAATACAATGAATATatttagcagacccttttatccaaagctaagTTTGGCTACCGCTCATTAAAGAGCAGGCAGGTATCAGACTTCACCTACTGAAGGTAGGCTACGAATATCCGATCTCAGACCCAGTGCCTTTCGGCTAGGAGCTTACCTCCCTACCCACCTGACCagggggtcagcaaccttttcaacatgcagtgccagtttgacattttctgaGTGTACCTTAAGCAACACTATATTAAAATTAAGCTGAATAATGACGggttaaaaactattaattgatcccatttcagaacactgctttctgtaactaatttaaacatatttgcactgggaggaaatgcccaaaacagaataaagtgcaaaaaagaATTGACATTTTTTAACGATTTTCTTttcaagtgtgccaatgattatgctgccccgtgTAAGTGGCACACGTGCCTAGGGTTACCGACCCCTGCACTAGACTGTCCTGCTACATTATCGTTAAATGTGACTTATTAGTTATAGATATGTATACCAAAGCCTACCCCTCCCCTTTTCTAACCATGAAATCCTATACTTCCCTTTTATTGTGCTTAACTACCGAACGAATGACCAACTTGTTTAACTCCAATCAGGAGTGTGTGACAGGTGCGTCCAGCGCTTTGACCACCACTGCATCTGGGTGAACAACTGCTTGGGGGCCCGCAACACGCGCTACTTCATCCTCTACCTGATGAGCGTGTGCGCCATGGCGGGGAGCATGGCGCTGCTGACGGGTGACATGCTTCTCCACGCCGTGCTCCGCTCGGGGCTCCTGAGGTCGTCCTACATGGACGGGCAGGGCCAGCGGCAGCAGGCGGGGCCCCTGTTTGTCTTCCAGGTACTGCCATGTTGGATTGTTGAGGTTCTTTTTGTTTTgagccccgcccctctccacGATATTGTTATTGTAGACAAAGTCGTTTTTGATCTGTGCCGATTTTGATTGACCAATTGTGAGGTTAATTTAAGATTTGGTTTAAGAAAATACTCGGAAAGTAAGATGCCTGTAAAATGCTATTTTAAAATCTGTGAAAGGATTTTCTGAGAAACCACATTTAAGTTTTATTATAACAAGTAACTTCTTTTCCTAGCCAGTATGAATTTGAGGGAAAGTAAATAATAAGTTTGGGCAAGCATGTTACTAGGCAGAAGACAATTCATCTAAGTTCCTAAGATGGAAAGTATCCTTTAAAATACATATTCTCTTAATATTTGTTTTTGGTTTTCCCCtaccttccctcccctcccgacCATCAGCATCTATTCCTCACCTTCCCCCGAATCGTCTTCATGCTGGGCTtcctggtgtttgtgtgtctcctgCTGGCCGGCTACGCCCTGTTCCACTGCTACCTGGCCCTGGTCAACCAGACCTCCAACGAGTGGTACAAGGGCAGAGGCATGGTGTGCCAACACTGCCACCCCAACCATCCTGCCACATCAGCAGACAGCCactgtggccccgcccccgaccGTTCTAGAAGACACTTTTACAGTCGAGGCATGTGGAGGAATCTAGGGGAGAtcttcttccctctctgtcCTGTGCATAAGAAAGACAATTGAGGTAATGGTCATTTGGACACTGCTTTGCAGTGTGTTCAAGTTGTGTTTTATAGTTTTTCTAATTTGACACCTAAGGGATGTGGATATTTAAATAAAGGTGCTTTTATAAACAAAAAGGTGTAATTCTTTTTGGGATGTCAGACTACAAATAACCTGATGTAAATTTCCTGTCTGAGTCCTAAGACGCACACCATTTAACTATTAGTCCTACTAAGTTGAATAGACTAATTGAACCCTAGTGGTTCatctgtttttctgtgttttttctctgtgtATAAGAATTGTTACTTTTAAATGAAGGTATGTGGTGATTTCATTTTAGAAGAAATTCAGAACATCTATCTTGGGTGTTTGAAATAAGAATCAAAAGGTACAATCTAGGGAACTTTCTGAGGTAATCTGTTTTCAGGTCTATAAACTAGTTACTACAATACATTAATCTAAACAGCTTCTACAATCGCTGTAACATCGCAATGACCGCCTCCATTATAGAAGCATATAGCAATAAGCATTTTAATAATAGTTATCGTGCTAGTTATAATGtattttggtcattgtttagtaattcATAGTGAAATGATTTGACATTATGGGGAACATTGTGTTCTCGTGTAAGACATGGCCAAACAAGGTTTTCTTTACTTATGGTATATTTAGATTCATTTAGGACTTTTACAGTAGGCTACTATTATTCTAATGACTCCCATATCGCATTCAGATGTACAAGCCTTTGGCTAATTACGGCTTGTAAATCCGAATGATGGCGGCACTGCGCGTGATTCCTTTAGCTCGAGCGGCAGCCGAATAGTGGAAGAAGAGTGCTAACGGACTTAAACGTGCCGCCATGACTTGGGCTACTTCTGTTCCATGGTTTACAATACTTAGTTATTGACAAAGGTTAAATTTTCGGTCGAGACACTCAAATCATAACTcctccctttcactcgtgtTTGACAGCTTCAAGCCTCCCTTGTGCTCTTCCCCTTTAAGCCGGCACGGAAGTAAAACGGCACAATTTAAATTGATGCAGCACTGGAAGGTCAGGTATTACCCATGGATGTTGTATTACAACATACCAAATACGGCAAATAAATCCATTACTTACTCTGCATGCCTCACTCGCTCGTAGTAAGTTGAGTGGACTGTTACAACCGGCTAACGGAACGACGTATGAGCCGACGGCGTCAGACAGATTGATTTTAATAAGGTAGTACAGTAGCACGATCATCTCATCCGATGGCTGGTTCAAAATGCACGCGGCTGAACGGCGCCCTGATCAAGCAGGTCCTGGACAGCGTAGACAGCGTCCTGTTCGACTGCGACGGGGTCATCTGGCGAGGGGACAGCGCTGTGCCCGGTGCAGCGGAGGTGATCAATCTCCTCAAGAAACACGGCAAGAACGTGTATTTTGTCACCAATAACAGCAGCAAGACCAGAGAGCTGTACGCGCAGAAAATGGGACGCATGGGATTTAGCGTGAAAGAGGAGGACGTTTTCGGCACCGCGTACTGCACGGCTATGTATCTCAAGACGGTCGCTAATTTTAAGGGCAAAGTGTATCTTATCGGAAGCAATGCGTTGAAGCAAGAGCTGGAAGATGTGGGCATACAACAAACTGGTGTGGGACCTGATCATATATCTGGCGCGCAGAGCGATTGGGCCAATGTACCCCTGGACCCGGAGGTCAAGGCGGTTGTGGTGGGCTTTGACGAGCACTTCAGTTACATGAAGGTTAACAGGGCCATGCAGTACCTCAACGATCCCAGTTGTCTATTCGTCGCGACCAACACAGACACCAGACTACCGCTGGAAGGAGGCAAGGCTGTCCCAGGTAACTTCAGAGTCTATTTACTGTGACACTTTGTTGAAATAGGCAGATATGGTATTCGTGCATTTATTTTACAGCCTGGCTTAATCAGACAGGCAGCATCAAAACTTTAAAATGGAATACAACATAACATAACTTTATTTCCTCAAGGGGGACTTTTTGTACATATTCATAGGCTCGGCGAAAAAAGTACAGTTCAGTGTTCCCTCTTCATGCACCCTGCAGTGGCACAGCGCCACCGCTGGAATACTAGCGCCAAGTCATGCAAAACAAATTAATTTATATGTGATATGCATGCTTTAGAACTATAAACCATGTTGGGCGCCCTATTTGTTTCATAGAaaaagtgtatttatttattaatatacatacatacatacatacatacatacatacatacatacatacatacatacatacatacatacatacatacatggacggtgatagatagatagatggttCATCCAAACACCTTCCAACTAGTTTTTGAAAGTGCCTGCCCAATTCCAATGACACATATGGTTCTGTGTAACAAGCCATCTGGTGCTGCAGGTTAactgcaacatcctcaactgtTACATTGTAAATATTGTAATAGAGGAAGTATTGTGGAAAAGTACAGACCGCTATTGTTCTGTTATGTAATAATTAACACTATCGCAAGCGATTTCTAGTTATGTATTACTATTATAACCTTGTTTCATACCATTACTGTTGGAATGTACCAGAGCCTTACTGGAACCAATGATCAGAATCAGACCTCTGTTGCAAGTGCACACACCGTCATCGACATGGTGCACCTCACACTCAACTCAGCGCCACTGCTGCAAAGACTTGAAGGGGAAACACTGGCGATGCAAAACATGAAGTGTACATACAAAACAGCCCTACAATAACCCACTGTCAAATACCACACGTGTGACCTGTTATGATACACCCAATCCCATCATCCAGGTCAGCCTCTGACTGTCCAATCCTTCTCCCTTGTGTTGATCAGATGGATACTAGTAGGGATGAATTAGGAACCATGCATCACCTAGTAAGCATGCTTAAACCGGATTTCTGGCATGAATCATAAATTTTGCCGATAACAGATAAGACTTGGGTAATGCGTACAGATAAGCGTTTATCTGTACGTTTATCTGTTCATCTGTGTATTTTGGTTAGGGCCTTATCTCAAGCCATGCTATACACAATATAAACTGCACAATGTGTATATAAGAAATCAAATCTACTTTATTCATATAGCATAGCCAGTTCCACTCCTTACAAGTGATGGAATGGAAAGTTTTAAGAGTGTTGGACTCTCCAGGGAAACATGACTAACTATGCTCATTATATGACATAATTGGATAAAACGCGTCTGCTGAATGGCAAATAATGTATCTTGCACAGCTTGACGTGACCAGACTGTCACTGTACTCAGTGTCTTTTTAACCCAATAGCTCTGGTGATAAACCTGTCAGAGGAAGGACCATAACATGGCTGTCTTTCCTTCCCAGGTACGGGCTGCCTGGTGACCGCGGTGGAGATGGCGGCCCAGCGGCAGGCGCAGAAGGTGGGCAAGCCCAACGGCTTCATGGTGGACTGCGTGGCGTCGCAGTGCGGCCTGGACCGCAGCCGCTGCATGATGGTGGGCGACCGCCTGGACACTGACATCATGCTCGGCACCAACTGTGGCCTGAAGACGGTGCTCACCCTGACGGGGGTGAACACGCTGGCGGACGCCCAGGCCCACCAGGGCAGCGGGTGTCCCGAGAGGCAGAAGATGGTCCCCGACTACTACGTGGAGAGCATCGCCGATCTCCTGCCCTTTCTCCAGGGGTAGGCGCCGCGGATAACGGCCCCTCTGGTCAACTCCCATCCTGCCCTGCTGTGGTCTACGGTAGCTCATGCGGTCCACTGTTGCGATACATGGTGAAATTCATCGCTTTGATGCAAATTGATCTCTTTAATGCACCTGCTTATGTTTAATGCTATTGCGCCGGTGGTGTGGGGTGGTTATGCCCAATCATCACGCAACACCAATCAGCCAATAGCTATCAACCTAGCGCTGCTAATCTGTGGTTTGACGTGAGCTGTTGTAATTTGAGACCTAAGGGAGGCTAGAGAACTTTACGAAAAAGATCCCTCACATATTCAACTCCAACTCTGTTTCAGTATCAATTGACTGATCGACAACACGTGAACAATGTgcagtattgtttttttttaatcaaatttagcgtGTGTTTCTTAAAATGACAAAAGGTGTTGTGTGTACTCTCCGTTCTTTTTCTGTGATGCAATCACTACATGCTTAAGCAATGATGTCGATGTGCTGATGGATTTCTCAAGTTGTGTGGTTGAAGCTGACCAGTTTGGTTGGTTTCAATCAAGAGATGTGTCACTACTAGACAGACACAGTGACTAGAGTGCATCATCATATAATGATCTTTTAAAGTATGTACACATTTATTCAAACTAATAACACAGGATATAGCTATATTAAAGTGTCTCTTCACAAATGAAATTGGAGCGGGTAATGTTGTAAGCACTGTTTGCATGTGTAATTATTAaagaacaatatatatattctaggGAGATATTGCTATTTTAAAGGAGTTTGtatttttctctctgttgtcagTCATCCTCCATCCTTGTCTCCTCAAGCCATCCAGGAGCAAACTCACTGATCAAATTCACAAAATA
It contains:
- the zdhhc4 gene encoding palmitoyltransferase ZDHHC4, with the translated sequence MDFLTLFAVYVVVILTCIALVCKYSGQQQTPFGVIFNCISRVTAPFVPVWLQRLSQRSLHGLFHQRNRTFIYLHLLLELLAYGEFSYEVFGFCRDMDTTLTSLSVPYILLAVKTYLFYLCITTDPGTVTQAKMSGQLSIYPYDRRMFHPGVPCPTCQLVKPARSKHCRVCDRCVQRFDHHCIWVNNCLGARNTRYFILYLMSVCAMAGSMALLTGDMLLHAVLRSGLLRSSYMDGQGQRQQAGPLFVFQHLFLTFPRIVFMLGFLVFVCLLLAGYALFHCYLALVNQTSNEWYKGRGMVCQHCHPNHPATSADSHCGPAPDRSRRHFYSRGMWRNLGEIFFPLCPVHKKDN
- the pgp gene encoding glycerol-3-phosphate phosphatase, whose amino-acid sequence is MAGSKCTRLNGALIKQVLDSVDSVLFDCDGVIWRGDSAVPGAAEVINLLKKHGKNVYFVTNNSSKTRELYAQKMGRMGFSVKEEDVFGTAYCTAMYLKTVANFKGKVYLIGSNALKQELEDVGIQQTGVGPDHISGAQSDWANVPLDPEVKAVVVGFDEHFSYMKVNRAMQYLNDPSCLFVATNTDTRLPLEGGKAVPGTGCLVTAVEMAAQRQAQKVGKPNGFMVDCVASQCGLDRSRCMMVGDRLDTDIMLGTNCGLKTVLTLTGVNTLADAQAHQGSGCPERQKMVPDYYVESIADLLPFLQG